A single Sphingomonas sp. IW22 DNA region contains:
- a CDS encoding Crp/Fnr family transcriptional regulator — translation MRVACPGCEIRDRALCAGLSDAELAPLSALKRRRRFAKGEPVIWAGDENMIFANVVSGVLKLNASTADGREQIVGLMYPADFIGRPYASSTRYNVVALTDAELCVFSRKHFEQALRTYDKLKRLLLQRTLDELDHSREWMLLLGRKTAEEKVASFLVQMARRIGRGGCARSPLDEFVLPLSRAQIADVLGLTIETVSRQMTRLRSAGVIDLPTTRSIRVLNEIALSARAEQG, via the coding sequence GTGAGAGTAGCTTGTCCCGGCTGCGAAATACGTGATCGGGCGCTATGCGCCGGCCTCAGCGATGCGGAACTGGCGCCGCTCAGCGCCCTGAAGCGTCGACGACGTTTTGCAAAGGGGGAGCCCGTTATCTGGGCGGGCGACGAAAACATGATCTTCGCGAACGTCGTCTCGGGCGTTCTCAAGCTTAATGCCTCCACGGCGGATGGGCGTGAGCAGATTGTGGGCCTGATGTACCCAGCCGATTTCATCGGCAGACCTTACGCGTCCTCAACACGCTACAACGTGGTGGCGCTGACGGACGCTGAGCTGTGCGTGTTTTCACGAAAGCACTTCGAGCAGGCGCTCAGGACCTACGACAAGTTGAAGCGGTTGCTGCTCCAGCGCACGCTGGATGAGCTAGACCATAGCCGCGAGTGGATGCTCCTGCTCGGCCGCAAGACGGCGGAAGAGAAGGTGGCGAGCTTTCTCGTCCAGATGGCGCGCCGGATCGGCCGTGGCGGTTGCGCCCGGTCGCCGCTGGATGAGTTCGTCCTACCGCTCAGCCGGGCTCAGATCGCCGACGTGCTCGGACTTACGATCGAGACGGTCAGCCGACAGATGACAAGATTGAGAAGCGCCGGCGTCATTGATCTGCCAACGACGCGCTCGATCAGGGTTTTGAACGAAATCGCGCTCTCGGCACGTGCGGAACAGGGCTAG
- a CDS encoding PA2169 family four-helix-bundle protein: MFADFARDRSQVASSLQAEVRRLGGTPEDDSSLLAAAHRRFMDLKQALTGKIDKAIIQEAERGEDYIKAKFQEALKDTELQTSTAAIIRDGFASVQAGHDRASALKHSIA, translated from the coding sequence ATGTTCGCTGACTTCGCGCGTGATCGCAGCCAGGTAGCGAGTTCGTTGCAAGCCGAGGTCCGCCGGCTCGGTGGAACCCCCGAAGATGACTCCAGCTTGCTCGCCGCAGCGCATCGTCGTTTCATGGATCTCAAGCAGGCGCTTACCGGCAAGATCGACAAGGCGATCATCCAGGAGGCCGAACGCGGCGAGGACTACATCAAAGCCAAGTTCCAAGAAGCGTTGAAGGATACCGAATTGCAGACATCCACCGCAGCGATAATTCGTGATGGCTTCGCCTCGGTCCAGGCTGGTCACGACCGCGCAAGCGCGCTCAAGCATAGTATAGCGTAG